In the candidate division WOR-3 bacterium genome, one interval contains:
- a CDS encoding 4Fe-4S dicluster domain-containing protein, whose translation MKVLKLQKKNLNSYLQSLRQFGEIYGPVRKGEKFIYGHLDDLDKLDLRMVRTILPVKKFLVPPQFDTFTFSGSDYKPELENIPRRVVFGVHPCEIHGLLILDKFFLERFPDPFYQERRRKTAILGLSCVPDEKCFAKSTNTHYVESGFDLAFNDLDDFYLVWVGSSLGDDLVRLRLDLFDENIKEKDLRRYMEWRAWRDAQYKLNLDLTAMPDIMELNYESPIWNKLGEKCLSCGACSMVCPTCPCYNVTDQIRPNQKNGRRMRNWDSCMFKPFALVAGGHNFREDRSQRVRLWYTHKLKAFITEFGKAACVGCGRCIDTCPVDINVKTVVKELKGRPIASKTFLSVKE comes from the coding sequence ATGAAAGTATTAAAATTACAAAAGAAAAATTTAAATAGTTACCTTCAGTCCTTACGCCAGTTTGGAGAGATTTACGGTCCGGTTCGTAAGGGCGAAAAGTTTATTTATGGTCATTTAGATGACTTAGATAAACTTGATTTAAGAATGGTCCGGACAATTCTGCCGGTTAAGAAGTTCTTAGTGCCACCGCAATTTGATACTTTTACTTTTAGTGGCAGTGATTATAAGCCGGAATTAGAAAATATTCCCCGGCGAGTTGTATTTGGAGTGCATCCGTGCGAAATTCACGGTTTATTAATTTTAGATAAGTTCTTTTTAGAAAGATTTCCTGACCCGTTTTACCAAGAACGCCGACGCAAAACCGCAATTTTAGGGTTATCTTGTGTGCCGGATGAGAAATGTTTTGCCAAATCAACTAATACTCATTATGTGGAATCGGGTTTCGATTTAGCGTTTAATGATTTAGATGACTTTTATTTGGTTTGGGTTGGTTCATCACTGGGGGATGATTTAGTTCGGTTGAGATTAGATTTGTTCGATGAAAATATTAAAGAAAAAGATTTAAGGCGATATATGGAATGGCGTGCTTGGCGGGATGCGCAATACAAACTCAATTTAGATTTAACTGCGATGCCGGATATTATGGAGTTAAATTACGAAAGTCCGATTTGGAATAAACTGGGTGAAAAATGTTTGTCGTGTGGTGCTTGCTCAATGGTATGTCCGACTTGTCCTTGCTATAATGTCACCGACCAGATAAGGCCAAACCAGAAAAATGGCCGGCGGATGCGCAATTGGGATTCTTGTATGTTTAAACCGTTTGCTTTAGTTGCCGGTGGTCATAATTTTCGTGAAGACCGCTCGCAACGGGTTCGCTTATGGTATACCCATAAATTGAAGGCATTCATTACCGAATTCGGCAAGGCGGCTTGTGTTGGTTGTGGAAGATGTATTGATACCTGCCCGGTTGATATTAATGTTAAGACCGTAGTCAAAGAACTGAAAGGTCGACCGATTGCATCAAAAACTTTTTTGAGTGTTAAAGAATAA
- a CDS encoding FAD/NAD(P)-binding protein codes for MNQNIYLPEPMRIVRRYDLIEDVRFFQVRPLEMERALHLNYLPGQFMMISLAGVGEAPFSISSTPSRPGLLEFGIRKVGIITEQLFKLKENEIIGVRGPFGNGFPIDKFENKDLIIVVGGLGAVPLRSLLLYTLDNRDRFGKIYFLYGARRPAEMLFRREFMELKARDDLYCLLTVDKDDTGRWTEHIGVVTTLFKHLKDINPENTYATVCGPPVMYKFVINEIIKLGIPKHQILMTLERRMHCGVGKCGHCVIGSIYTCVDGPVFSYWDVLHMKDLI; via the coding sequence ATGAATCAGAACATATATTTACCTGAACCAATGCGAATTGTGCGCCGATATGACCTTATTGAGGATGTTCGATTTTTCCAAGTCCGGCCATTGGAAATGGAACGCGCCCTCCATTTAAACTATCTGCCGGGTCAGTTTATGATGATATCTTTAGCCGGAGTTGGCGAAGCGCCATTCTCCATCTCATCCACACCGTCGAGACCAGGGCTATTAGAATTCGGCATCCGAAAAGTTGGAATCATTACCGAACAATTGTTCAAACTCAAAGAAAATGAAATTATTGGTGTGCGTGGACCTTTTGGTAATGGTTTTCCGATTGATAAATTTGAAAACAAAGATTTAATTATTGTTGTTGGTGGTTTAGGAGCAGTACCCCTTCGGTCGCTTTTGCTCTATACTTTAGATAACCGTGACCGCTTTGGCAAAATTTACTTCTTATACGGTGCCCGACGACCAGCGGAAATGCTCTTTCGTCGGGAATTTATGGAATTAAAAGCCCGCGATGACCTTTATTGTTTATTAACAGTGGATAAAGATGATACTGGCCGATGGACTGAACATATCGGCGTTGTCACTACTTTGTTTAAGCACTTAAAAGACATTAACCCAGAAAATACTTATGCTACGGTCTGTGGTCCACCCGTAATGTATAAATTTGTGATTAATGAGATTATTAAATTGGGAATCCCCAAACATCAGATTCTAATGACCTTAGAAAGAAGAATGCATTGTGGTGTGGGCAAGTGTGGCCATTGCGTCATCGGCTCAATCTATACCTGCGTTGATGGTCCGGTTTTTTCCTATTGGGATGTATTACATATGAAAGATTTAATCTAA